From Toxotes jaculatrix isolate fToxJac2 chromosome 7, fToxJac2.pri, whole genome shotgun sequence:
AGTTCATAACAAATATCTCTATATATTATTTCTGCTTCTTGTGATGCTCTCTCTATGAAGTCACTGCCAgatgttctttgtctttttaaaaaaatgtctaatCATTATTGCGACATTGTAGTTTCAAATTAAGTTTTCAGCATCTCTGCCAAGTACTTTAATCCTTCTTAAAAGCTAATTGTAGAATTAAAATTAGGAAAGTAATTGCAGTTCATGACTATGCACAGTGTCTAAATGTTGCACCACAGACTTTCACTGTAGAAAAATATGTTgcaatgtgacagtgacagcagggCCAGGCCGTGTAATGGGGTTTTGAGCACTGTGAGGAAGGTAATGAGGAAGATGGTATCACAACATTCCCTGCAATCAGTCTCTGACAGCAAACCTCAGCTCTAGAAACAGGGCTGAGCTAAGATTagcttctctcctgctcctgtttGTCCCTCCCCAGTAATCTCTGACCTGCAGGGGAATCCCAGAAATGCCCAAAGTGAAAGGGATCCCATCCCTGCTGCACAACAGTAACACATGGGCTGGTGAGCAGCCAACATGTAGGACCAAGAGTGTGTGGACTGAAAAACAAGGTCACCCATTTGATGCTGAATGTGAAATAGaagtggaaaagaaaactgaaaattgcAACAAAAGTCACccgttttaaagttttttttttatacagttactgaaatgtctacacatttatgaaaatataaagtaCCACttcagaatgaaaacaatgcaagtgcaataaaaaatatattgacCTGATCTTTAACCAGGACTGATGTGTTATGTATGAGAAAAACAGGGATGCTTTGGAGGATGAGTAAGTCATGCCCTTTCACTTAGATTCTTGCCGCAGCAGAGAtgtgagctcacacacactgcaatgcTGTAATTCTGTCCGCTGTTATTGTCCCAAAAAGGTTCACTGTGTCCTCCTGGTAAATACCTCAAGCAGAATTCTATCTTCCTTTTGGCATCTAGCACTTTAGGAATAGCAATCTCAAATTCAaagatgtctgtctgtggtcctcCGAAGCGTTTCTGCACGTACGTACAGGGCACATCTCTGTAGCTCTGCCATGAGTCAAAGGTAATGCGCACACGCACATCCTTCTGGAAACTGATGTTCCTGACTCGGACAGTACCTCGGAGGGCCTGTTCAGTAATGCTGCAGTTCTCCAGGATAACCATGCTCTCTGCCAGCTTGACACGGAAGGCGTGGAAATCTGCAGAGGGCTGCGGGAAGCCCAGTTTGAGCTGTGTTCCTGGGCAGCAGGTGCTGACGGTGCAGCTGTAGCTGTCCTCTGTCATGCTTTCCAAACCCTGCAGCGACGGCAGCAGGTCGAGGTCAGACTGCTCCTCTTCGTCAGAAAACACTCGCACAGCTGTTAGAGACAGTCCTCTTGAGTCAGCGAAAACCACGCGCTTGTTCTTGTTTTGGATCAAAACCTCGTCATCCAAGAATGACAAGAGAGGGTGGTTCAGGTATGCCTGACCCAGGATGTCAGATGGTAGCTGATCTGAAAAATGAGGACGGATGCAAGGACGCTGGGGCTTCAGGATGGGAACCCAAACGTGAGGACACAGCTGTTTGCGTTGGTTCAAGCACAGCCTGACAGCAAGCTCCACAAGTCCAGACGACTGGGCCATTGATCCGAGGCCGACCACAGGCAGGACACTTGCAAGAGAAAAACAGTGGTTTCAGTAAAGACTGCTGCCCTAAAAGAGTGATTAAGCTTCAGTAAGTGTTTTGCTATAAGGTTGTGATGTTGGGGTGGGGGTTGCACCACAACATCAAGGTGAcaccaaaaaaatgtgacaataaTTACAATTCACCATCACTTTTTCTAAATGATTGAGGAAGAGATGCAAGATAACAGATCATCACACACTTATAAGTGCTTACGTTGTACTGGAGATCTCCATGCTGGTAGTCTGGCGCTGAGTGATGAGAATAATATCCTCAAAGTTTGGTTGGAGTTCTAGAAAACAGAAGaactgatataaaaaaaattaggaaAATCACTGTTGTCATACATAAAAAAACTGCATCTTtcaaaagtcttaaaatgtaACTTACAAACACTCATGAGCAGCAAGTTGTAGTCTGTAGTGTCAGTCATCCCTTTGCCCACAGCAGAATGTAGCACAGTGTCCTATTTATACTACCTCAGTTAAAATGTCATGTTGTGTACTCCTCCCTCTTCACGCTCCTGACCAATCAGCTGAATACTTTGGTTTTCTGTTCTAATGTTATTTCAGACCTGGCTATGACAGATTTTTGATCATGTACAACAACAGTccttatttctattttatgtgCTTTGTATGTTCAAAATTTGACTGTCAGTATAAAAACATGTTATCACACCAGTATGTTCAGATGTAAAGATACGTGTCATTATGTCTTTGCATCGTCCACTCAGATCTGTGCTGCCCAGTGCTGACATGGCGAACATGTACATACAAGTCTACTGTATCTGCATGTAATTCAACTCTGCATTGTGGAAACTATTCCAGTCAGTCCTGGCCTCTATTCTCAGACCTGTCAATGGACACAGATCCCACTGAGCCCTGGGCCCGGATCCAAGTCCACCACTAGCTGGCTCATGTCCTGAAGGGATCGCTGTCCCACAGTCCGTCAGCAGGTGTGAGGCTGTGGAAGGGCCAGATTACAAACAACTCTCAGCATGCCAGTCACCTAACTGAGGAAGCTATTCAGGAATCAAGTCTACTGCGTGTCTACATATTGAGTTACATGATACAGGTTTCACACTTACAGAGATGTATCAGGACTGAACTAAATTCAATGATGTTTTGATGAATTAAAAACCTCTAACTGGTTATACTGGTTTGTCTCTGCCATTGCATGGTGAAAAGATGTGAAGACAGCTGATAGAGCTCAAATGATGGAAGTTGGATGCTGTGattaataaacaataaactgaattACTCACTACCTGTTGAATTATTTACACATATTTattgttgcatttttttcaaatccacATTATCATGGTCTAAGGGAACCCTGCTTTCAGTTTCCTCCATATTAATTTGAATAATAGAATTCACATACTCTAAATGCTTATTCCAGATGTCCTAACAACACAGGGTTATTGGATTTGATATTAGCTAGATCAGCGGTGCAGTTCAAGAAGATGACCGCCTGTTAACACGTAGTTCAGCTTTGCAGAGCCCGCT
This genomic window contains:
- the zgc:77112 gene encoding protein phosphatase 1 regulatory subunit 3C, with product MEISSTTVLPVVGLGSMAQSSGLVELAVRLCLNQRKQLCPHVWVPILKPQRPCIRPHFSDQLPSDILGQAYLNHPLLSFLDDEVLIQNKNKRVVFADSRGLSLTAVRVFSDEEEQSDLDLLPSLQGLESMTEDSYSCTVSTCCPGTQLKLGFPQPSADFHAFRVKLAESMVILENCSITEQALRGTVRVRNISFQKDVRVRITFDSWQSYRDVPCTYVQKRFGGPQTDIFEFEIAIPKVLDAKRKIEFCLRYLPGGHSEPFWDNNSGQNYSIAVCVSSHLCCGKNLSERA